A window of the Serinus canaria isolate serCan28SL12 chromosome 27, serCan2020, whole genome shotgun sequence genome harbors these coding sequences:
- the LOC103821604 gene encoding uncharacterized protein LOC103821604 — protein MSTTVRQYSSSTSLKGFGSLGGGSSRLSSVRVGGGGYRAPSVHGGSGSYSVSSRVVSGLGSGFGGSYCSSAGGALGGGFGGSYGAGFGAGFGGFGGGDGILPAGEKETMQNLNDRLANYLDKVRALEEANTDLEVKIREWYKKQAPGPDRDYSPYYRTIEELRNKVLVATVDNSNLLLQIDNARLTADDFRTKFESEQALRMSVESDINGLRRVLDELTLSRADLEMQIENLKEELAYLKKNHEEEMTALRGQVGGEISVEMDAAPGIDLTKILAEMREQYESLAEKNRRDAEQWFFSKTEELNREVAINTEQLQSGKTEITELRRTIQSLEIDLQSQLSTKAALEGTLADTEARYGTQLGQLQMLITGVEEQLAELRCDMERQNHEYRVLLDVKCRLEQEIATYRRLLEGEDAHMSSHYASQPVKEGPVTTRQIRTIFEEVQDGKVISSREQITQAAHTWKRKKHKDALCKRKSFKWNMTRSITRTKAKMTILEVGSGFMSDENRRECNKKKKKKEGKKKEEKKCGNASWPGYKGPRGRGASTRCCCCCCAAEPPLCAPPASSMSTTVRQYSSSTSLKGFGSLGGGSSRLSSVRVGGGGYRAPSVHGGSGSYSVSSRVVSGLGSGFGGSYCSSAGGALGGGFGGSYGAGFGAGFGGFGGGDGILPAGEKETMQNLNDRLANYLDKVRALEEANTDLEVKIREWYKKQAPGPDRDYSPYYRTIEELRNKILSATVENANIVLQIDNARLAADDFRTKFESEQALRMSVEADINGLRRVLDELTLSRADLEMQIENLKEELAYLKKNHEEEMTALRGQVGGEISVEMDAAPGIDLTKILAEMREQYESLAEKNRRDAEQWFFSKTEELNREVAINTEQLQSGKTEITELRRTIQSLEIDLQSQLSTKAALEGTLADTEARYGTQLGQLQMLITGVEEQLAELRCDMERQNHEYRVLLDVKCRLEQEIATYRRLLEGEDAHISSQYSSAMSSHSGRDVMTSSRQVRTIVEEVQDGKVVSSREQVALTTR, from the exons ATGAGCACCACTGTCAGGCAATACTCCTCGTCCACCTCGCTCAAGGGCTTCGGGAGCCTGGGGGGAGGCTCCAGCAGGCTCTCGTCCGTGCGTGTTGGGGGAGGAGGGTACCGGGCCCCCAGCGTGCACGGCGGCTCCGGCAGCTACTCCGTCTCTTCCCGCGTGGTCTCGGGGCTCGGCAGCGGCTTTGGGGGCAGCTACTGCAGCAGCGCAGGAGGGGCCCTGGGCGGGGGCTTTGGGGGCAGCTATGGGGCCGGCTTTGGGGCCGGCTTTGGAGGCTTTGGAGGCGGCGATGGCATCCTGCCGGCGGGGGAGAAGGAGACCATGCAGAACCTCAACGACCGCCTGGCCAACTACCTGGACAAGGTGCGAGCCCTGGAGGAGGCCAACACCGACCTGGAGGTGAAGATCAGGGAGTGGTACAAGAAGCAGGCACCTGGTCCTGACCGTGACTACAGCCCCTACTACAGGACTATCGAGGAGCTCAGGAACAAG GTGTTGGTGGCCACAGTGGACAATTCCAACCTCCTGCTGCAGATTGACAATGCCAGGCTGACAGCAGATGACTTCAGGACTAA GTTTGAGTCGGAGCAGGCTCTGCGCATGAGCGTGGAGTCCGACATCAACGGCCTGCGTCGGGTCCTGGACGAGCTGACCCTGTCCAGAGCCGACCTGGAGATGCAGATTGAGAACCTGAAGGAGGAGCTGGCTTATCTGAAGAAGAATCATGAGGAG GAAATGACTGCCCTGCGTGGGCAGGTGGGTGGGGAGATCAGCGTGGAGATGGACGCTGCTCCTGGCATCGACCTCACCAAGATCCTGGCGGAGATGCGGGAGCAGTACGAGAGCCTGGCGGAGAAGAACCGCAGGGACGCCGAGCAGTGGTTCTTCAGCAAG ACAGAAGAGCTGAACCGGGAGGTGGCCATCAACacggagcagctgcagagcgGCAAGACGGAGATCACGGAGCTGCGGCGCACGATCCAGAGCCTGGAGATCGACCTGCAGTCGCAGCTCAGCACG AAAGCGGCGCTGGAGGGCACCCTGGCCGACACCGAGGCGCGCTACGGCACCCAGCTGGGCCAGCTGCAGATGCTGATCACGGGCGTGGAGGAGCAGCTGGCCGAGCTGCGCTGCGACATGGAGCGCCAGAACCACGAGTACAGGGTCCTGCTGGACGTCAAGTGCCGCCTGGAGCAGGAGATCGCCACGTACCGCCGGCTCCTGGAGGGAGAGGACGCCCA CATGTCTTCCCACTACGCCTCGCAGCCTGTGAAAGAAG GACCAGTGACCACCCGCCAGATCCGCACCATCTTCGAGGAGGTCCAGGATGGGAAGGTGATCTCCTCCCGGGAGCAGATCACCCAGGCTGCCCAC ACTTGGAAACGGAAGAAGCATAAAGATGCCCTTTGTAAGAGAAAAAGCTTCAAGTGGAATATGACAAGAAGCATAACTAGAACAAAGGCAAAAATGACGATTCTGGAAGTTGGCTCAGGTTTTATGAGTGATGAAAATCGTCGGgaatgcaacaaaaaaaaaaaaaaaaaagaaggaaaaaaaaaagaagaaaaaaagtgtggCAACGCCTCCTGGCCGGGCTATAAAGGGCCCCGAGGCAGGGGAGCGAGCactcgctgctgctgctgctgctgcgctGCCGAGCCGCCTCTCTGTGCCCCTCCAGCCTCCAGCATGAGCACCACTGTCAGGCAATACTCCTCGTCCACCTCGCTCAAGGGCTTCGGGAGCCTGGGGGGAGGCTCCAGCAGGCTCTCGTCCGTGCGTGTTGGGGGAGGAGGGTACCGGGCCCCCAGCGTGCACGGCGGCTCCGGCAGCTACTCCGTCTCTTCCCGCGTGGTCTCGGGGCTCGGCAGCGGCTTTGGGGGCAGCTACTGCAGCAGCGCAGGAGGGGCCCTGGGCGGGGGCTTTGGGGGCAGCTATGGGGCCGGCTTTGGGGCCGGCTTTGGAGGCTTTGGAGGCGGCGATGGCATCCTGCCGGCGGGGGAGAAGGAGACCATGCAGAACCTCAACGACCGCCTGGCCAACTACCTGGACAAGGTGCGAGCCCTGGAGGAGGCCAACACCGACCTGGAGGTGAAGATCAGGGAGTGGTACAAGAAGCAGGCACCTGGTCCTGACCGTGACTACAGCCCCTACTACAGGACTATCGAGGAGCTCAGGAACAAG ATTCTTTCTGCAACTGTTGAAAATGCCAACATCGTCCTGCAAATCGACaatgccaggctggcagcagacGACTTCCGAACCAA GTTTGAGTCGGAGCAGGCTCTGCGCATGAGCGTGGAGGCCGACATCAACGGCCTGCGCCGGGTCCTGGATGAGCTGACCCTGTCCAGAGCCGACCTGGAGATGCAGATTGAGAACCTGAAGGAGGAGCTGGCTTATCTGAAGAAGAACCACGAGGAG GAAATGACTGCCCTGCGTGGGCAGGTGGGTGGGGAGATCAGCGTGGAGATGGACGCTGCTCCTGGCATCGACCTCACCAAGATCCTGGCGGAGATGCGGGAGCAGTACGAGAGCCTGGCGGAGAAGAACCGCAGGGACGCCGAGCAGTGGTTCTTCAGCAAG ACAGAAGAGCTGAACCGGGAGGTGGCCATCAACacggagcagctgcagagcgGCAAGACGGAGATCACGGAGCTGCGGCGCACGATCCAGAGCCTGGAGATCGACCTGCAGTCGCAGCTCAGCACG AAAGCGGCACTGGAGGGCACCCTGGCCGACACCGAGGCGCGCTACGGCACCCAGCTGGGCCAGCTGCAGATGCTGATCACGGGCGTGGAGGAGCAGCTGGCCGAGCTGCGCTGCGACATGGAGCGCCAGAACCACGAGTACAGGGTCCTGCTGGACGTCAAGTGCCGCCTGGAGCAGGAGATCGCCACGTACCGCCGGCTCCTGGAGGGAGAGGACGCCCA CATCTCCTCCCAGTACTCCTCGGCCATGTCCTCACACTCTGGCAGAGATG TCATGACATCGTCCCGCCAGGTGCGCACGATCGTGGAGGAGGTGCAGGATGGGAAGGTGGTCTCCTCCCGGGAGCAGGTGGCACTCACCACTCGCTAG